Proteins encoded together in one Impatiens glandulifera chromosome 1, dImpGla2.1, whole genome shotgun sequence window:
- the LOC124924526 gene encoding actin cytoskeleton-regulatory complex protein PAN1-like, protein MDTQLSEERIKAYLEELFCDTIAPWQLSSTDQRIATLEERDAQTESSIQAVLVQLGELIAAKMAADEAQIKQNEIAALKVQEDENERQRVLKEREQADANLARQVDEAENADPKLTEQKNKKAARLIQQTLIEEEINERPKTSSTPVVPTTRAEMKKRKQAEKAAAKKVQLLMDNCAEPTGVLPIDLEYSDSDEIEENVQPLQKRTRIPPINVIPLRTVPPSPIPQRTPVSQETPAPPTRPSPVTNYSGTQASSSRPGFDPCNPGKGIMSEYLRELMNNKENKKRE, encoded by the exons ATGGATACTCAGCTATCCGAAGAAAGAATCAAGGCATACCTCGAAGAACTCTTCTGCGACACTATCGCACCGTGGCAG CTTAGTTCAACGGATCAAAGGATTGCAACCCTTGAAGAAAGAGATGCTCAAACCGAATCTTCAATACAAGCGGTATTAGTACAACTTGGAGAATTGATCGCGGCTAAGATGGCAGCCGATGAAGCACAAATCAAACAGAATGAGATAGCAGCCTTAAAGGTCCAAGAGGACGAAAATGAAAGACAgcgagttttaaaagaaagggAACAGGCGGATGCGAATCTGGCCCGACAGGTTGATGAAGCAGAGAATGCCGATCCGAAATTGACGGAACAGAAAAATAAGAAAGCGGCTAGATTAATTCAACAGACATTGATAGAGgaagaaataaatgaaagacCTAAAACATCCTCTACTCCGGTTGTCCCTACAACACGAGCcgaaatgaaaaagagaaaacagGCCGAAAAGGCAGCGGCTAAAAAGGTTCAATTGTTGATGGACAATTGTGCTGAACCAACTGGTGTACTACCAATCGACTTGGAATATTCAGACTCTGATGAAATTGAGGAGAATGTTCAACCGCTGCAAAAAAGAACGCGGATTCCTCCGATCAATGTGATTCCACTGCGAACAGTTCCTCCAAGTCCTATTCCTCAACGAACTCCGGTTTCTCAAGAAACTCCTGCTCCACCAACACGGCCTTCACCAGTAACCAACTACTCGGGCACACAAGCATCTTCCTCCAGACCGGGTTTCGATCCGTGTAATCCGGGAAAGGGGATCATGTCTGAGTACCTCCGGGAACTTATGAACAATAAGGAAAATAAGAAGAGGGAATAA